In the genome of Nitrospiraceae bacterium, the window TTGACAAGAATCGCTTTCATTATTAGACTGATTTTGTGGTGAAATTTTGCCGAGCTCCTAAAATCTTTCAGTAGAATTCCAACGCAACTCTTTCCCATACGATCGGGTTCAGTACAACTCCATGGATGAATTTCACGCGGTGGAAGCAAGACAGGTTGCTGAAGGCGAATTGTTGAATCAACTTGACCTCACCTCCCTTCCCCGACATATCGCCATCATCATGGATGGCAATGGCCGATGGGCCGCTCAACGCGGGTTGCCGCGAATTGCCGGCCACAAAGAAGGTCTCCGGGCACTTCAAGATGTTCTGGAAATTGGGCATGAACTCACGATTCCTTATATCACCATCTATGCATTTTCTCAGGAAAATTGGAAACGCCCTCATTCCGAAATTCGACTACTTATGGGATTACTCGAGCAGTACCTGCATCAAGAACGCCAACGGTTTCAGGAGCGCCAGGTACGATTTCTACCAATTGGTCGACTGGAACAATTGCCCCTTTCCGTCCGTTCTCTGGCCTTGGAGGTGGCAGAAGAAACCCGCCATTTGACTCAGCGGACGCTTGCAGTCGCCCTCAGCTATGGGGGGAGAACCGAGATTGTGGATGCCGTGCGGAAAGTCGCAATCGAGATTCAGATGGGATCACTCACACCAGACCAAATTGATGAGTCCGTGTTTGAACAATATCTCAGCACCTGGGGCCTGCCGGATCCAGATTTGCTCATCCGTACATCCGGAGAGGCGCGAATCAGCAATTTCCTTCCCTGGCAAATTGCCTACACCGAACTCTATTTTACCAAAACCCTGTGGCCTGATTTTCGTCGCGTTGAGACTCTGCTCGCCTTGCTTGATTATCAAAAACGGGAGCGTCGCTTTGGCCGAATCACCCAAACTGTTTCGCCATAAAACCGTCTGTGGCTTTCCTGCATACCCGGCACCCTTCTTCTTGTTTATCTGACGCACTGCCCCTTTTACTCCAATAAATAATGGATCCCCGCCGACTGTACTCAGCCATCGTATTTATCCCTTTGCTCTATGCGGGAATACGCTATTCCCCACCCTGGCTGCTTTCTCTCCTGATTGGCACAGCTTCTCTCCTCGCATTATGGGAATTTCTTACGCTCTATTTCGGGCCAACCGGCACTCTTCGCACCAAGATGATCTCCTGTCTGGGTGCCGTCATACTCCTTATTGCCATGTATACCGGCTTCTCCCAAGCCTTGAATCTCTGGCTCTTAGGAATTGTTATGGTTGTTTTAACGGGGTTTTTTATATCCCCGACTGCCATGAGGCAACGGCTCCCCCTATGGGCGGCCTATCCCTTTGGAATACTGTATGTCGTGGTTCTGCTCGGGCATTTCATACTCCTCCGGCAATTGCCCCATGGAATCGCCTTAATCTTTTTCGTCTTAGCGATCACATGGTTAGCTGATACCGGTGGATTTGTCGTAGGCTTGTCTCTTGGACGACATGCCCTGGCGCCAGCCCTGAGTCCTAAAAAAACGATTGAAGGTTTGATCGGAGGGATACTTTTTTCCGTGGTGGGAGGCCTCATCAGCCACTTTTGGTTTCTCCCCTTTTTCTCGTTGGGGGAATGCGCTATTCTCGGCATGGGTATGGCCATAATCGGAGCGCTTGGTGACCTTGCAGAATCCGCGATCAAACGTAGCGTGAGTATCAAGGATTCAGGCACAATCATTCCAGGCCATGGGGGAGTGTTGGATCGTGTGGACAGTCTGCTCTTTACCGGCCCGGCCTTTTACTACTATGCCCTCTTCGCGGGCTCAACCCAATAACCAGACCGTGCACAACCATAGGGAGAGAATCTGGTGAAACACATCGTCATCTTAGGATCTACTGGATCGATTGGGAAGAGTACATTAGATGTCATCTCCCGATTCCCAGAAGAATTTCAAGTAGTCGGCTTGGCCGCCGGTTCAAATGATCAAGCCCTTGAGGAACAGATCCGCATTTTCAACCCAGAAGTGGTTGCGCTCTCCTGCCCGGATGCTGCCAATCGATTGCGAGCACGAATGGGACACGCCGCCACGGAAATTTTGGACGGGGAACAGGGGCTCTGCGCCGTCGCCAGTGCATCAAAAAGTGATTTAGTGATTTCTGCGATCGTCGGTGGAGCAGGACTCAAGCCCACCTTGACAGCCATTCAAGCAGGCCGGCAGGTTGCGCTTGCCAACAAGGAGCCCATGGTCATGGCAGGCCGGTTGATGCAATTGGAAGCGCACAAGCATGGCGTCACCATTTTTCCTATCGACAGTGAACATAGCGCCATTTTCCAATCCATGGAGGGCCACCGAAAGATAGATATTCGCCGGATCGTGTTAACCGCTTCCGGCGGACCGTTTTGGGATTGGCCAATCAATGACCTGGAACACGTAACCCCCGAACAAGCGATGCAACATCCAAATTGGAAAATGGGCGCTAAAATCACCACCGACTCCGCCACCTTGATGAATAAAGGCCTGGAGGTGATTGAAGCCCGATGGCTCTTTGATATCCCTCACAATCAAATTGATGTCGTCATTCACCGAGAAAGTATTATCCATTCTTTGGTAGAATATTGTGACGGGTCAGTCATCGCACAATTAGGACATCCCGACATGCGAACACCGATTTCCTATGCTCTCAAATACCCGGAACGCATTCCTTTGAATCCTCCACTCTTGGATTTGGGAAAAATTGGGAAATTTACCTTTTTCCCGACTGATTCGAAAAAATTCCCCTGTCTCCAGTTAGCCTACGATGCACTGGCAGGAGCGGACGGGCTTCCACCCACATTAAATGCCGCAAATGAAATTGCTGTCGGGGCATTCCTCAAGAAACAAATTGCCTTTTTGGATATTCCCAGAGTGATTCAGGAAACGATGAATGCCTATACCGCAACTCCCGTCACATCCATTGAAGATGCC includes:
- a CDS encoding isoprenyl transferase → MDEFHAVEARQVAEGELLNQLDLTSLPRHIAIIMDGNGRWAAQRGLPRIAGHKEGLRALQDVLEIGHELTIPYITIYAFSQENWKRPHSEIRLLMGLLEQYLHQERQRFQERQVRFLPIGRLEQLPLSVRSLALEVAEETRHLTQRTLAVALSYGGRTEIVDAVRKVAIEIQMGSLTPDQIDESVFEQYLSTWGLPDPDLLIRTSGEARISNFLPWQIAYTELYFTKTLWPDFRRVETLLALLDYQKRERRFGRITQTVSP
- a CDS encoding phosphatidate cytidylyltransferase encodes the protein MDPRRLYSAIVFIPLLYAGIRYSPPWLLSLLIGTASLLALWEFLTLYFGPTGTLRTKMISCLGAVILLIAMYTGFSQALNLWLLGIVMVVLTGFFISPTAMRQRLPLWAAYPFGILYVVVLLGHFILLRQLPHGIALIFFVLAITWLADTGGFVVGLSLGRHALAPALSPKKTIEGLIGGILFSVVGGLISHFWFLPFFSLGECAILGMGMAIIGALGDLAESAIKRSVSIKDSGTIIPGHGGVLDRVDSLLFTGPAFYYYALFAGSTQ
- a CDS encoding 1-deoxy-D-xylulose-5-phosphate reductoisomerase produces the protein MKHIVILGSTGSIGKSTLDVISRFPEEFQVVGLAAGSNDQALEEQIRIFNPEVVALSCPDAANRLRARMGHAATEILDGEQGLCAVASASKSDLVISAIVGGAGLKPTLTAIQAGRQVALANKEPMVMAGRLMQLEAHKHGVTIFPIDSEHSAIFQSMEGHRKIDIRRIVLTASGGPFWDWPINDLEHVTPEQAMQHPNWKMGAKITTDSATLMNKGLEVIEARWLFDIPHNQIDVVIHRESIIHSLVEYCDGSVIAQLGHPDMRTPISYALKYPERIPLNPPLLDLGKIGKFTFFPTDSKKFPCLQLAYDALAGADGLPPTLNAANEIAVGAFLKKQIAFLDIPRVIQETMNAYTATPVTSIEDALEVDQWARRTATEMMKACSSSPI